Proteins from a single region of Geothrix sp. PMB-07:
- a CDS encoding HAD family phosphatase, with protein sequence MSIQAVVFDFGNVLIGWDPEVVYRELIPDAAERRFFLSEVCNSAWNIQQDYGRSWEAAIAEKVAQFPEHEALIRAFRARALDMLTGLIPEGNDLLEKLHAAGVPCHGLTNWSGDTFEESRPRLTFLSKLQHVAVSGHLKMGKPHPEIYLHLLARIGLPAEACAFIDDVPANIAAAERLGMKGILFRNDGSAEALLRETGLAF encoded by the coding sequence GTGTCGATTCAAGCGGTGGTGTTCGATTTCGGCAATGTGCTCATTGGGTGGGATCCCGAGGTGGTCTACCGCGAGCTGATTCCCGATGCGGCGGAGCGGCGGTTCTTCCTGAGCGAAGTATGCAATTCGGCCTGGAACATCCAGCAGGATTACGGCCGTTCCTGGGAAGCGGCCATCGCCGAAAAGGTGGCGCAATTCCCCGAGCACGAAGCCCTCATCCGGGCCTTCCGGGCCCGGGCGCTGGACATGCTCACGGGGCTGATACCCGAAGGGAACGACCTGCTGGAGAAGCTGCACGCGGCTGGCGTGCCCTGCCATGGATTGACGAACTGGTCCGGCGACACCTTCGAGGAAAGCCGCCCGCGCCTGACCTTTCTCTCCAAGCTGCAGCATGTGGCCGTGTCGGGTCACCTCAAGATGGGCAAGCCCCATCCGGAGATCTACCTCCACCTGCTGGCGCGCATCGGCCTCCCGGCCGAAGCCTGCGCCTTCATCGACGACGTGCCGGCGAACATCGCCGCCGCCGAGCGGCTGGGCATGAAGGGCATCCTGTTCCGCAACGATGGCAGCGCCGAGGCCCTGCTGCGGGAGACCGGGCTCGCGTTCTAG
- a CDS encoding glycine zipper domain-containing protein yields the protein MEKLMGFVGATVGSLAGWYLGDLVGFMTAALLSIVGTAVGLWGGRRLARQWLES from the coding sequence ATGGAAAAGCTCATGGGTTTCGTGGGAGCGACCGTGGGCAGCCTGGCGGGCTGGTATCTCGGTGATCTCGTGGGCTTCATGACCGCCGCGCTGCTGAGCATCGTCGGCACAGCGGTGGGCCTCTGGGGCGGGCGCCGCCTGGCCCGGCAGTGGCTGGAATCCTGA
- a CDS encoding DinB family protein yields the protein MSLCKPDPSEYGDAYAHYLEVAPAGDALALHQSQTEAAAALFRNLSEAQGGYRYAPGKWTLKDLLQHLTDVERIFAYRCLRLGRGDVTPLPGFEEDDYAASAQAEGHSVADLLADFLAVRQASLTLFRSLPEAAWGNQGTTSGKSITARCLPYIMLGHADHHLKVIRERYLPGLK from the coding sequence ATGAGCCTCTGCAAGCCCGATCCCAGCGAGTACGGCGATGCCTACGCCCACTACCTCGAAGTGGCGCCCGCGGGCGATGCACTGGCGCTGCACCAGTCTCAGACCGAGGCCGCCGCGGCCCTGTTCAGGAACCTGAGCGAGGCCCAGGGTGGCTACCGCTACGCGCCCGGAAAGTGGACCCTCAAGGATCTGCTGCAGCACCTCACGGATGTGGAGCGCATCTTCGCCTACCGGTGCCTGCGCCTGGGCCGGGGCGACGTCACGCCCCTGCCGGGTTTCGAGGAGGATGACTATGCGGCCTCCGCCCAGGCCGAAGGCCATTCCGTGGCCGACCTGCTGGCGGATTTCCTGGCGGTGCGGCAGGCCAGCCTGACCTTGTTCCGGAGCCTGCCGGAGGCGGCCTGGGGGAACCAGGGCACGACCAGCGGGAAGTCCATCACCGCCCGTTGCCTGCCCTACATCATGCTGGGCCATGCGGACCACCACCTGAAGGTGATCCGGGAACGCTACCTCCCGGGGCTCAAGTAA
- the pyk gene encoding pyruvate kinase produces the protein MRKTKLVMTLGPALMQGDRLREALKEADAVRLNASHGDPVSRSEALQQVRAIATELGRHIPVFLDLQGPKWRVGLLETPLDLAAGSEGVFYLPGTAVPAGCAWAAPLPHPELFEGAEPGQQWLLDDGAITVKILAKGTEALKAEVIIGGPLKARKGVHPIGMDINTDPLTEKDHVDIRWGVEHDVDLFAQSFVRRASDVQQLQAIIHHLGGTQPIIAKIEHPTALAHLGEILDVSWGVMVARGDLGVELGVERVPGLQKQIIKAARKALKPVITATQMLESMIEHAQPTRAEASDVANAIWDGTDAVMLSAESASGAHPVEAVQWLARIAAEADANVKQRTTTLPEELAEKVLARTDISVAFAACRTADEINARSIVAFTEGGNTARLVSRLAGRTPVLGATPDELTARRMGLFRGVTALMIPRVASTDEMVELVRELLLSKREVGAFDRVVMTMGLPLWKSGTTNTMKVMTF, from the coding sequence GTGCGCAAGACTAAACTCGTGATGACCTTGGGGCCTGCCCTGATGCAGGGTGACCGGCTGCGGGAAGCCCTCAAAGAGGCCGATGCGGTTCGCTTGAATGCCAGCCATGGCGACCCCGTTTCTCGTTCCGAGGCCCTTCAGCAGGTGCGGGCCATCGCCACCGAACTGGGTCGGCACATTCCCGTCTTCCTCGATCTCCAGGGCCCCAAGTGGCGCGTGGGCCTGCTCGAGACGCCGCTGGATCTGGCGGCGGGCAGCGAAGGCGTGTTCTACCTGCCGGGCACGGCGGTTCCCGCGGGCTGCGCCTGGGCCGCGCCGTTGCCCCATCCCGAACTCTTCGAAGGCGCGGAGCCGGGCCAGCAGTGGCTGCTCGATGATGGCGCCATCACCGTGAAGATCCTCGCCAAGGGCACCGAGGCGCTCAAGGCCGAGGTGATCATCGGCGGTCCCCTGAAGGCCCGCAAGGGAGTCCATCCCATCGGCATGGACATCAACACCGACCCGCTCACGGAAAAGGATCACGTCGACATCCGCTGGGGTGTGGAGCATGACGTGGATCTCTTCGCCCAGAGTTTCGTTCGGCGCGCATCGGACGTGCAGCAGCTGCAGGCCATCATCCATCACCTGGGCGGCACCCAGCCCATCATCGCCAAGATCGAGCACCCCACCGCGCTCGCGCACCTGGGCGAGATCCTCGATGTCTCCTGGGGCGTCATGGTGGCCCGCGGCGACCTGGGCGTGGAGTTGGGCGTGGAGCGCGTCCCCGGCCTGCAGAAGCAGATCATCAAGGCGGCCCGCAAGGCGCTGAAGCCCGTCATCACGGCCACCCAGATGCTGGAGAGCATGATCGAGCACGCCCAGCCCACCCGGGCCGAGGCCAGCGACGTGGCCAACGCCATCTGGGATGGCACCGATGCCGTCATGCTCAGCGCGGAAAGCGCCTCTGGCGCCCATCCGGTGGAAGCCGTGCAGTGGCTGGCCCGCATCGCCGCCGAAGCCGACGCCAATGTGAAGCAGCGCACCACCACGCTGCCGGAGGAACTGGCCGAGAAGGTGCTGGCCCGCACGGACATCTCCGTGGCCTTCGCGGCCTGCCGCACCGCGGATGAAATCAACGCCCGTTCCATCGTGGCCTTCACCGAGGGCGGCAACACCGCCCGCCTGGTGAGCCGCCTCGCGGGCCGCACGCCCGTGCTGGGCGCCACGCCCGACGAGCTGACCGCCCGTCGCATGGGCTTGTTCCGCGGTGTGACGGCTCTCATGATTCCCCGCGTCGCCAGCACGGACGAGATGGTGGAGCTGGTGCGGGAACTGCTGCTGTCCAAGCGTGAAGTGGGCGCTTTCGACCGCGTGGTCATGACCATGGGCCTGCCCCTCTGGAAGTCCGGCACCACGAACACCATGAAGGTGATGACCTTCTAA
- a CDS encoding helix-turn-helix domain-containing protein, protein MRDKLRMLVAEMVHGGIPLELARREFERVYLEEVLAAHEGNHSAAARELGIHRNTLAKKLEAPPSRLRRVSLAS, encoded by the coding sequence ATGCGCGATAAGCTGCGGATGCTCGTGGCCGAGATGGTGCATGGGGGAATCCCCCTGGAGCTGGCCCGGAGAGAGTTCGAGCGGGTGTACCTCGAAGAGGTGCTGGCCGCCCATGAAGGCAACCACAGTGCGGCCGCCCGGGAACTGGGCATCCACCGCAACACCCTGGCCAAGAAGCTGGAGGCCCCGCCCAGCCGTCTCCGCCGTGTGAGCCTGGCCAGCTGA
- a CDS encoding type I glyceraldehyde-3-phosphate dehydrogenase, producing the protein MRKVAINGLGRIGRLALRHLMTAPQVQVVAVNDLADTATLAYLMRHDSTHGQAPFPVTSDGDHLVLDGHRIRVYGEPHPAAIPFADHGAEVVLECTGQFTERAAASAHLRGSVTHVLLSAASEEADQTLVMGVNEGALDTAQHRLISCASDTTQALAPMVKVLDEAFGLEHGFVTAVHSYTNDQRILDLPHADLRRARAAAHSMIPTRTEAAGAIGLVLPHLAGRLDGLAVRVPTPDVSILDLTAALSREITLEAVHAAFRNAATRGPLGPYLEVLDEELVSADLVGRTASCLYDPFLTKRLGARFVKVFGWYDNEFAYAARLKDLCLHVLEGTRP; encoded by the coding sequence TTGAGGAAGGTCGCCATCAACGGGCTGGGACGGATCGGCCGCTTGGCCCTGCGCCACTTGATGACGGCACCCCAGGTGCAGGTGGTGGCGGTCAACGACCTGGCCGACACGGCAACCCTGGCCTACCTCATGCGTCATGACTCCACGCACGGGCAGGCCCCCTTTCCCGTGACCTCCGACGGTGATCACCTGGTGCTGGATGGCCACCGGATCCGCGTCTACGGAGAACCCCATCCCGCCGCCATCCCCTTCGCCGATCATGGCGCCGAGGTGGTGCTGGAGTGCACGGGCCAATTCACGGAACGCGCCGCGGCCTCGGCCCACCTCCGGGGATCCGTCACCCACGTGCTCCTCAGCGCGGCCTCGGAGGAGGCGGACCAGACCCTCGTCATGGGCGTCAACGAAGGCGCGCTCGACACCGCGCAGCATCGGCTCATCTCCTGCGCCAGCGACACCACCCAGGCCCTGGCTCCCATGGTGAAGGTGCTCGATGAGGCCTTCGGTCTGGAACATGGCTTTGTGACCGCAGTGCACAGTTACACCAATGACCAGCGCATCTTGGATCTGCCCCATGCGGACCTCCGCCGCGCCCGGGCGGCCGCCCACAGCATGATTCCCACCCGCACCGAGGCCGCCGGGGCCATCGGCCTGGTGCTGCCCCACCTGGCGGGCCGCCTTGACGGCCTGGCCGTGCGGGTTCCCACACCTGATGTGAGCATCCTGGACCTCACCGCCGCCCTGAGCCGGGAGATCACCCTGGAGGCCGTCCACGCCGCCTTCCGGAACGCAGCCACTCGCGGTCCCTTGGGGCCCTATCTGGAGGTTCTCGACGAGGAACTGGTGAGCGCCGACCTGGTGGGCCGCACCGCCAGCTGCCTCTATGATCCCTTCCTCACCAAGCGCCTGGGCGCGCGCTTCGTGAAGGTGTTCGGCTGGTACGACAACGAGTTCGCCTACGCGGCCCGGCTGAAGGATCTCTGCCTGCACGTGCTAGAGGGGACACGGCCATGA
- a CDS encoding type I glyceraldehyde-3-phosphate dehydrogenase: MKRIALNGLGRIGRLAVRQLGAQQLGMGQPEFICAVNDPAPLDQVIQLLRFDSVHGQSALPIGGHTENGQDFLLLGERRVPLFHALDPSLIPFPPETRLVVEASGRFTKRADAARHLKQGVSHVVISAPSPDADFTAIAPVNGAELDPERHRVISNASCTAHATAPMLQILDEAFGIEEAGMSTVHVVTNDQKLLDQPHKDRRRGRSAFQSIIPTTSSAFGALHRAMPALPPGFNGVALRVPTLSVNLVDLVATLRRDADLAGLRTAYEQAVCRRWKGLVALADPHTVSHDITGRRESVIMDLDLTMALSPRFVKVFGWHDNETGYAARLCDLVVDLAGRI; the protein is encoded by the coding sequence ATGAAGCGCATCGCCCTCAACGGCCTGGGCCGCATCGGCCGCCTGGCGGTCCGGCAGCTGGGCGCGCAACAACTGGGCATGGGTCAGCCCGAGTTCATCTGTGCCGTGAACGATCCCGCGCCCTTGGACCAGGTCATCCAGCTGCTGCGCTTCGATTCCGTCCACGGCCAGAGCGCCCTGCCCATCGGCGGCCACACCGAGAACGGCCAGGATTTCCTCCTGCTGGGCGAACGCCGGGTACCGCTTTTCCACGCCCTGGATCCCTCGCTCATTCCCTTCCCCCCTGAAACGCGGCTGGTGGTGGAGGCCAGCGGCCGCTTCACCAAGCGGGCCGATGCGGCCCGCCACTTGAAACAGGGCGTCTCCCACGTGGTCATCAGCGCCCCCAGCCCCGATGCCGATTTCACGGCCATCGCCCCCGTGAACGGGGCGGAGCTGGATCCAGAGCGGCACCGCGTCATCTCCAACGCCAGTTGCACCGCCCACGCCACGGCCCCCATGCTGCAGATCCTCGACGAGGCCTTCGGCATCGAGGAAGCGGGCATGAGCACCGTGCACGTGGTCACCAACGATCAGAAGCTCCTGGATCAGCCCCACAAGGACCGGCGCCGCGGCCGCTCCGCCTTCCAGAGCATCATCCCCACCACCTCGTCGGCCTTTGGCGCCCTGCACCGCGCCATGCCTGCCCTGCCGCCTGGCTTCAACGGCGTGGCCCTGCGGGTGCCCACCCTCAGCGTGAACCTGGTGGACCTGGTGGCCACCCTGCGCCGGGATGCAGATTTGGCGGGCCTTCGCACCGCCTACGAACAGGCCGTCTGCAGGCGGTGGAAGGGGCTCGTCGCCCTTGCGGATCCCCACACGGTCAGCCACGACATCACCGGTCGCCGGGAAAGCGTGATCATGGATCTGGACCTGACCATGGCTCTGAGCCCGCGCTTCGTGAAAGTCTTCGGCTGGCACGACAACGAAACCGGCTACGCCGCTCGGTTGTGTGACCTGGTGGTGGATCTGGCAGGCCGGATCTAG
- a CDS encoding aminoacetone oxidase family FAD-binding enzyme, with translation MANVVVVGGGAAGLVAAWRAASLGHSVQLLEANGRLGVKLRISGGGKCNITHDGPLKELLAAFPKEQARFLRPSLHAFDNGAVLELLRREGVETYTRDNGRVFPLDRPGSAGAVVAAFEALVQRVGVRVRTGARVTGLLGRAPRFEGLLLEGERLHSDVFILATGGASYPETGTRGEVLGWLKGLQVPVEPWFPALAPLPLQRPRPDWEGVALREGELRLSAGAEGRRLASFAGDIVFTKAGISGPAALELSQTTERARRAGAAWLTYASVPELPEQVDAALQAEQRSNPRLLAATWLSRHLPERLVEPLLQAQALSRAQMLKDLPKDARRSLVALVTALPLGEPQAVPLARGEVAAGGVTLSAVDPRTMALRSWDNLRVCGELLDIDGPVGGYNLQAAFSTGFAAGTI, from the coding sequence ATGGCGAACGTGGTGGTGGTCGGCGGCGGTGCGGCAGGGCTGGTGGCGGCCTGGCGGGCGGCTTCCCTGGGCCATTCCGTGCAACTGCTGGAAGCCAATGGCCGCCTGGGCGTGAAGCTGCGCATCAGCGGGGGCGGCAAGTGCAACATCACCCACGACGGCCCTCTCAAGGAACTGCTGGCGGCCTTCCCCAAGGAACAGGCCCGCTTCCTCCGGCCCTCGCTGCATGCCTTCGACAACGGCGCCGTGCTGGAGTTGCTGCGCCGCGAAGGGGTTGAAACCTACACGCGCGACAACGGCCGCGTCTTTCCCCTGGATCGCCCCGGCAGCGCCGGTGCCGTGGTCGCGGCCTTCGAGGCCCTGGTGCAACGGGTCGGCGTGCGGGTGCGGACGGGCGCCCGCGTGACGGGGCTGCTGGGACGGGCGCCTCGTTTCGAAGGTCTGCTGCTGGAGGGGGAGCGTCTCCATTCGGATGTTTTCATCCTCGCCACGGGCGGGGCCAGCTACCCCGAAACCGGCACCCGGGGCGAGGTGTTGGGCTGGCTCAAGGGGCTGCAGGTGCCAGTGGAGCCCTGGTTCCCGGCCCTGGCGCCCCTCCCCCTGCAGCGGCCCCGCCCGGACTGGGAAGGGGTGGCGCTGCGGGAGGGCGAGCTGCGCCTCAGTGCCGGGGCGGAAGGCCGGCGTCTCGCCAGCTTCGCGGGCGACATCGTCTTCACCAAGGCCGGCATCAGCGGCCCTGCGGCGTTGGAGTTGAGCCAAACCACGGAACGGGCTCGCCGCGCGGGCGCCGCTTGGCTCACCTACGCCTCGGTGCCGGAGCTGCCCGAACAGGTGGATGCCGCCCTGCAGGCGGAGCAGCGCTCCAATCCCCGGCTGCTGGCGGCCACCTGGCTCTCGCGCCACTTGCCGGAGCGGCTGGTGGAGCCGCTGCTTCAGGCGCAAGCGCTGAGTCGCGCCCAGATGCTGAAGGATCTGCCCAAAGATGCGCGCAGGAGCTTGGTGGCTCTCGTGACCGCCTTGCCCTTGGGTGAGCCTCAGGCCGTGCCGCTGGCCCGAGGAGAAGTGGCCGCGGGAGGCGTGACCCTGAGCGCGGTGGATCCCCGCACCATGGCGCTGCGGAGCTGGGATAACCTGCGCGTCTGCGGCGAGCTGCTGGACATCGATGGCCCCGTGGGTGGCTACAACCTGCAGGCGGCCTTCAGCACGGGATTCGCGGCGGGAACGATCTAG
- a CDS encoding serine/threonine-protein kinase yields the protein MNLDPSTIGRYKVLGTLGAGTMGTVYLAEDPLLKRPLAIKVVREGTGSAEVLERFKREAEISARLSHPNAVTVYDVGEEPGCGPFLVMEHVDGECLSDVIKRGPIAPTQAAGLLLQAGEALAAVHALGIIHRDIKPANLMVGGDGRLKLMDFGVARGDQGRLTDRDAFLGTLAYAAPEALNGGEADAATDRWSFTVTAFELLTGQLPFGGDSVGQLLHRIAREEPVFPEDMASGLRAVFSRALGKDPSRRFPDLQAFLQALMEALPLEAGFRRSCMAHLESPAQVKLTGTLRLERPPRPASSIRRFPWYWAAGALGAVLIGLVAFFRPAPSRVLSIDSRPGGAEVYLDGTPLGRTPLRQVVVKGKVDVLRLEKPDHLPLEVRLKAEDRALSLRLLPAPFEVAVASEPPGAEVALDGEAKGRTPLSVQVPGEGAHQLRLTLEGHEPWSVIPERRKPLPDPIQLQKLRGKKAGPRDGKIKKFFKGIFQ from the coding sequence ATGAACCTGGATCCTTCCACCATCGGCCGCTACAAGGTCCTCGGCACCCTCGGCGCAGGGACGATGGGGACGGTGTACCTGGCGGAGGACCCCCTGCTCAAGCGTCCCCTGGCCATCAAGGTCGTGAGAGAGGGCACCGGCAGCGCGGAGGTGCTGGAACGCTTCAAGCGGGAGGCGGAGATTTCCGCCCGTTTGAGCCATCCCAACGCGGTCACGGTGTATGACGTGGGCGAAGAGCCGGGCTGCGGCCCCTTCCTGGTCATGGAACATGTGGATGGCGAATGCCTGTCGGACGTGATCAAGCGGGGGCCCATCGCGCCGACCCAGGCGGCTGGTCTGCTTCTTCAGGCCGGAGAGGCCCTGGCGGCAGTCCACGCCCTGGGCATCATCCACCGCGACATCAAGCCCGCGAACCTCATGGTGGGGGGCGATGGCCGCCTCAAGCTCATGGATTTCGGCGTGGCGAGAGGCGATCAGGGCCGCTTGACCGACCGTGACGCCTTCCTGGGCACGCTCGCCTACGCCGCGCCCGAAGCGTTGAACGGCGGAGAGGCCGATGCGGCCACAGACCGCTGGTCCTTCACTGTCACGGCCTTTGAGCTGCTCACTGGGCAGCTGCCCTTCGGGGGAGACAGCGTGGGCCAGCTGCTGCACCGCATCGCCCGCGAGGAGCCCGTCTTTCCTGAGGACATGGCGTCCGGCCTGCGGGCTGTCTTCAGCCGGGCCCTGGGCAAGGACCCCTCGAGGCGGTTCCCGGATCTCCAGGCCTTTCTCCAGGCACTGATGGAGGCCCTGCCCCTGGAGGCTGGGTTCCGCCGCAGTTGCATGGCCCACCTGGAGTCCCCGGCGCAGGTGAAGCTCACGGGAACCCTCCGGCTGGAACGGCCTCCCCGCCCGGCCTCCTCGATCCGCCGGTTTCCTTGGTACTGGGCCGCAGGCGCGCTGGGGGCGGTTCTCATCGGCCTGGTGGCCTTCTTCCGTCCGGCCCCGAGCCGCGTGCTGTCCATCGACTCCCGTCCCGGGGGCGCCGAGGTCTATCTCGACGGCACGCCGCTCGGGCGCACGCCGCTGCGTCAGGTGGTGGTGAAGGGCAAGGTGGATGTCCTGCGTCTGGAGAAGCCCGACCACCTGCCGTTGGAGGTGCGCCTCAAGGCGGAGGATCGGGCCCTGTCGCTCCGCCTTCTGCCCGCTCCCTTCGAGGTCGCCGTGGCCAGCGAACCCCCCGGCGCCGAGGTGGCCCTCGACGGGGAAGCGAAGGGCCGCACGCCGCTGTCCGTGCAGGTTCCGGGTGAGGGCGCCCACCAGCTCCGCCTCACCCTCGAGGGCCACGAACCCTGGAGCGTCATCCCGGAGCGCCGCAAGCCCTTGCCCGACCCCATCCAGCTTCAGAAACTTCGAGGCAAGAAGGCCGGTCCGCGGGATGGAAAAATCAAGAAGTTCTTCAAGGGCATCTTCCAGTAG
- the lipB gene encoding lipoyl(octanoyl) transferase LipB, whose amino-acid sequence MSEIGFTVPRPAQLRRFGRVFYPAGLRLQKALAEYVNEDGRPDQLVILEHDPVFTLGRNATPADIHMSDDFLKAQGVSVHRTDRGGEVTYHGPGQIVAYPICNLRGGREDVGRLVRGLEEAMIRTAKDFGITADRLKGAPGIWVETPRGPEKLGAIGLHLSRWISTHGIAFNVNPNLNHFKWITPCGFTDKGVCSLASLLGDAAPTWQEAADRLQAHLIDCLALDLQPAREPSRSVSALTWRQGATEPEILMMLRVPEHGLWWQSVTGMMEPGEQPEQTAHREVMEETGLVGQLCPLGLAHSFWVDPAIVRFPDAEPRFNTETCFAMEVAPEAQVRLEPSEHSEYLWCGLEEAQERMKWEGSKAAVGLLRQQLGR is encoded by the coding sequence ATGTCTGAGATCGGCTTCACTGTCCCCCGCCCTGCCCAGCTCCGCCGTTTCGGCCGGGTGTTCTATCCCGCGGGTCTGCGCCTGCAGAAGGCCCTGGCGGAATATGTGAATGAGGATGGGCGCCCGGACCAGCTCGTGATCCTGGAGCACGATCCCGTCTTCACCTTGGGCCGCAACGCCACCCCCGCCGACATCCACATGAGCGATGATTTCCTGAAGGCTCAGGGCGTGAGCGTCCACCGCACAGACCGGGGCGGTGAGGTGACCTATCACGGCCCTGGCCAGATTGTGGCCTATCCCATCTGCAACCTGCGCGGCGGTCGTGAGGATGTGGGCCGCCTGGTGCGTGGACTGGAAGAGGCCATGATCCGCACGGCGAAGGATTTTGGCATCACCGCCGACCGTCTCAAAGGCGCGCCGGGCATCTGGGTGGAAACACCTCGAGGTCCCGAGAAACTGGGCGCCATCGGCCTCCACCTCAGCCGCTGGATCAGCACCCATGGCATCGCGTTCAATGTGAACCCGAATCTGAACCACTTCAAATGGATCACACCCTGCGGTTTCACAGACAAAGGCGTGTGCAGCCTGGCCTCCCTGCTGGGCGACGCCGCGCCCACCTGGCAGGAAGCCGCAGATCGGCTGCAGGCGCACCTCATCGATTGCCTGGCCCTCGACCTTCAACCCGCGCGGGAACCCAGTCGCAGCGTGTCCGCCCTCACCTGGCGCCAGGGCGCCACGGAGCCTGAGATTCTCATGATGCTGCGGGTGCCGGAGCACGGCCTCTGGTGGCAGAGCGTCACCGGGATGATGGAGCCCGGCGAACAGCCCGAACAAACGGCCCACCGCGAAGTGATGGAGGAAACCGGCCTGGTCGGGCAGCTGTGCCCCCTGGGCCTCGCCCACAGTTTCTGGGTGGATCCCGCCATCGTCCGGTTTCCGGATGCGGAACCGCGCTTCAACACCGAGACTTGTTTCGCCATGGAGGTGGCCCCCGAGGCCCAGGTGCGTCTCGAGCCTTCTGAGCACAGCGAGTACCTGTGGTGCGGCCTGGAGGAGGCCCAGGAGCGCATGAAGTGGGAGGGTTCCAAGGCCGCCGTCGGCCTGCTTCGGCAGCAGCTGGGACGCTGA
- a CDS encoding sensor histidine kinase, translating to MPSPEAQPSPTLLGPWPKHILWVVAGYLALGAGSFLLAPHARSLGLNLLNTLAFFQASAQALGRARREPMARRGWQVLSAGLFAQSVNQAWATIHMMRLGNPPPFPSWADLFSLLSLTLIASALLAWPLASASGSERLRKGMDGLGAAMSAFFIGWYFALGPLFRRPETLPLDRWTMASFFIGNATILGTCAYLGARRASRFRGPLGWITLGFTISLLQIVFQVPLALVGQYRLGDPLDLMVLLAAVFMLLAPLAPVALEPGPPPGEEIQDRSPVALILPMLPAATALAFVLASLVWAPARLDTPVLAMATLMAGLGLFRGLLALRDLQRLSASLETRVGERTRDLEIMQEAMLRTERMNAMAVLGAGMAHDLNNALATVRACAELALTRLEEGRPPAAKDLDHILVAADQSAALTRRLMMYGRVEDDQASHLCLRDELAHMETILRMLIGRHISLRLELGGSPMPILGSRSQIEQIFVNLVANARDAMPQGGTITLRLSRAISRGKPLARVEVQDTGMGMTPEVQAQIFNPFFTTKGPGRGTGLGLASVRQLMQELGGSLSVASQPGTGTTFMLRLPLVEG from the coding sequence ATGCCTTCTCCCGAAGCCCAGCCCTCGCCCACCCTGCTCGGCCCATGGCCGAAGCACATCCTGTGGGTGGTGGCGGGGTATCTGGCCCTCGGCGCCGGGTCCTTCCTGCTGGCCCCCCACGCGCGCAGCCTGGGCCTGAACCTGCTCAACACCCTCGCCTTCTTCCAGGCGAGCGCCCAGGCCCTCGGCCGGGCCCGCCGCGAGCCCATGGCGCGCCGCGGTTGGCAGGTGCTCAGCGCCGGGTTGTTCGCCCAGTCCGTCAATCAGGCTTGGGCCACGATCCACATGATGCGGCTCGGAAACCCGCCCCCCTTCCCCTCTTGGGCGGACCTGTTTTCGCTGCTCTCCCTCACGCTCATCGCCTCGGCGCTGCTCGCCTGGCCCCTGGCCTCCGCTTCAGGTTCCGAGCGCTTACGGAAGGGCATGGATGGCCTGGGGGCGGCCATGTCGGCGTTTTTCATCGGCTGGTACTTCGCCTTGGGGCCCCTGTTCAGAAGGCCAGAGACCTTGCCCCTCGACCGCTGGACCATGGCCTCCTTCTTCATCGGCAACGCCACGATCCTCGGCACCTGCGCCTACCTGGGTGCGCGCCGAGCCTCTCGCTTTCGGGGGCCCCTGGGCTGGATCACGCTGGGATTCACCATCTCGCTGCTTCAAATCGTCTTCCAGGTGCCGCTGGCCCTGGTGGGCCAGTACCGCTTGGGTGATCCCCTCGACCTGATGGTGCTGCTGGCGGCCGTCTTCATGCTGCTGGCCCCCCTCGCGCCGGTGGCCCTGGAGCCAGGTCCGCCGCCGGGCGAAGAGATCCAGGATCGCTCCCCGGTGGCCCTGATCCTGCCCATGCTGCCCGCAGCCACGGCCCTGGCCTTCGTCCTGGCCTCCCTGGTCTGGGCTCCCGCCCGTCTGGACACCCCCGTGCTCGCCATGGCGACCCTCATGGCGGGCCTGGGGCTCTTCCGTGGCCTGCTGGCCCTCAGGGACCTTCAGCGCCTTTCCGCCAGCCTGGAGACCCGCGTGGGGGAACGCACCCGGGATCTCGAGATCATGCAGGAAGCCATGCTCCGAACGGAGCGTATGAATGCCATGGCGGTACTCGGTGCCGGTATGGCCCATGATCTCAACAATGCGCTTGCCACGGTCAGGGCCTGCGCGGAGTTGGCCCTGACGCGCCTCGAAGAGGGACGTCCGCCGGCAGCCAAGGACCTGGACCACATCCTGGTGGCGGCGGATCAATCAGCCGCCCTCACGCGGCGACTCATGATGTACGGCCGAGTGGAAGACGACCAGGCCAGCCACCTGTGCCTGCGGGATGAACTCGCGCACATGGAGACCATCCTCAGAATGCTCATTGGCCGACACATCAGCCTCCGCCTTGAGCTGGGCGGATCCCCCATGCCCATCCTGGGATCCCGCTCCCAGATCGAGCAGATCTTCGTGAACCTCGTGGCCAATGCCCGGGATGCCATGCCGCAGGGCGGAACCATCACGCTGCGCCTCTCGCGGGCTATCTCCAGGGGGAAACCCCTGGCGAGGGTGGAGGTCCAGGACACCGGCATGGGCATGACGCCGGAAGTCCAGGCCCAGATCTTCAACCCCTTCTTCACCACCAAAGGCCCGGGTCGCGGCACGGGCCTGGGGCTCGCCTCGGTACGCCAGCTGATGCAGGAACTGGGCGGCAGTCTCTCCGTGGCCTCCCAACCGGGCACGGGCACCACCTTCATGCTGCGCCTTCCCCTCGTGGAAGGTTGA